A window of Phragmites australis chromosome 2, lpPhrAust1.1, whole genome shotgun sequence genomic DNA:
CATGCATGCAGGGAGGCGGGTGGTGCAACAACGTGAGGGCGTGCCAGTTTCGCAAGGGCAGCCGCCGCGGCTCGTCGGAGCTCATGGAGAAGGAGATCCCCTTCACCGGCATCATGAGCAACAGCCCCGCTGATAATCCGGGTCCGTCCGTCGATGCACCACCTACCATCATCTCCGTCCATTCATTCCAAGTCTGTTACTCTCATCCTgataaatacatgcatgtatgtatgcagATTTCTACAACTGGAACCGGGTGAAGATTCGTTACTGCGACGGCGCATCCTTCGCCGGCGACGGCTTCGACAAGGCATCTTCAATTCCTATAGATTTGTCTTACAATGGCACGCTATATCTGTCTTAATTCTTGTTCGTAGTTTCATTGAGCAGACACATTCTTATATGCAGGCCATGAAATTAAACATCGATTAGTAGCTAATTGATTTGCTAGAGTTTATTGTAGGACAATGGGTTTTACTTCCGTGGTCAGCGCATCTGGGACGCCGCCATCCGGCACCTCCTCTCCATTGGGATGGCCTCTGCGGATCAGGTGTTTCTCACCGGCTGCTCCGCCGGCGGCCTGGCGGCGATACTGCACTGCGACGAGTTCCGCGCCTTCTTCCCGCCCTCCagagccgccgccggccggaCCACCACCGTCAAGTGCCTCGCCGACGCTGGCCTCTTCCTCGACGCGTACGTACATGCAACTTTATGCATGATTGTTCTTAATTTTTTCTTGGAAGTGCTCATTGATCATCGACAGATCACACGGAGCACTGTATGACTGTCTGGTTTTTCATTCATTCAGCGTGGACGTCTCAGGGGGCAGAAGCTTGAGATCCTACTACTCGGACATCGTGGCCATGCAGGGCCTAGCTCCCAACCTGCCGCCGGCTTGCACCGCCCGTCTGGACGCCACCTCGGTGCGTTGCTAGCTAACTAATACTACTATACGTGCACGTAATTACAAAGCTAGGGAAGCATGCgtgtgtttggttgggtgaATAGGATCAATGCATTATGAGATGGATACAGATTCCTACAATATATTCTACCTGCCAAACTAAACACACTATTCATCTCATTCCATACAAGTTGATCACATTCCATACCTTCAACCCTGCACATCTATCTAACTAAACGCATCCCTAAGTCTAAGAAAGCATGTCACAGAGAAATGAAGCATGCACGGCCTTCTTAAATGACTTGCTACAACCACACACCTCCGATGGACAATGATTTGAAAGAAACGATTCTTGGAAAATTGTCTTgtgtttttatttcttctttacTTCGTTCCCATGTACCCTGTAACTATCATCAGTTTGATGCCTTCAATATAATGTTCCTCTGAAAAAAAAGGGTTgcattatatatgtatattactaGCCCAATGCCTCTACCCCGTGTGATTTATATATGCTGTTAACTGATAAATAAATGGACAAACATTTCGAAACAAAAGAACTTGAATCAAACACAGTACTGCTGCTGATTGGTTGGTTTAAGGTCTGAAAAACTCTACCTCTCTCATGTGGATGCAGTGCTTCTTCCCTCAAAATGTAATCGACGGCGTAAAGACGCCGATCTTTCTGCTAAATGCAGCATACGACACCTGGCAGGTAAGAAAATATTTAGtgtttgcatgcatggatgatgaatgCTGTTGCCAGCTCCTAACTGAATCTAAGAGTCACATTAATTGTGTCGCAAATGCATATATAATCGATCAGATTCAGGAAAGTCTAGCGTCAAATGGAGCAGATCCCAGCGGCGCCTGGCGAGCCTGCAAATTCAACCGCTCTGTCTGCAGTGCATCCCAGATGAAATTCCTGCAAGGTTAAGATGACAATCCATATATTATATGCACTACTCATCTTTATAGTTGATCCTAAAATTATCGGAGGTTCTTGAAATCAAGCAACGATCTGAAGTTCTGAAACTCGATCAAGTGTAGATTTCAGAGACCAGATGGTGGCATCGGTGAAAAGCTTCTCCGGTTCCAGGAGCAACGGGCTGTTCATGAACTCGTGCTTTGCTCACTGCCAGTCAGAGCTGCTGGCCACCTGGAACAATGCACCAGGCGGCTCCCCTGCCATTCAAAACAAGGTAACGTACGTGTATGGAATGAAATGGATAGAGATGTACACGAAAAAGACAAATAAGTACCATTTCAGTGATGAATTCACAGGGGATTAATTTGTGCACGTTGGTGCTGTTGCTTTTGAGCAGGGGATCGCGAAATCAGTCGGCGACTGGTACTTCGACAGAGCTGAAGTGAAGGCAATCGACTGCCCCTACCCCTGCGACACGACATGCCGCCACACCATATGAGAAGAAAGTCCTGCTGCTCATGCAGTTAATTTTGATTTTGTAGGGAGTGCATATTGTACATCATATTGATTCGCTCAAGTATATCTATTATCTAATAAAAGGGAATGATCAAACCTCCACGGTCGCTAAAGAATATCACACTTATCTACTTTACCCCCTGCATGTTCAACACTCGATCAAAATTCACACCCTAGACCAGTTTTGGTTTGTTGTGTAGGACCGAGAGCAGGGACTAGAGAGAGCTAAATAGGTGCCTCAATAATTTCTTTTAAAACtgatgatcttctcctattttcaCTTAACGTATCTCAAAATCGAATCTCAACAAAACTTAAAAGGAACACGGCGAAAACTC
This region includes:
- the LOC133900660 gene encoding pectin acetylesterase 3-like isoform X1; amino-acid sequence: MMSQLIPCLIPCLALLRSVLSLAAQPVDPVAGARQLIRSEMRPRITKPWSPTFLVLVVLVGSCCCVETSPEADEQISKGGGGRRRRASAAPAMVLITILKSAVDVGAVCMDGTPPAYHLDPGSGAGNSSWIVNLEGGGWCNNVRACQFRKGSRRGSSELMEKEIPFTGIMSNSPADNPDFYNWNRVKIRYCDGASFAGDGFDKDNGFYFRGQRIWDAAIRHLLSIGMASADQVFLTGCSAGGLAAILHCDEFRAFFPPSRAAAGRTTTVKCLADAGLFLDAVDVSGGRSLRSYYSDIVAMQGLAPNLPPACTARLDATSCFFPQNVIDGVKTPIFLLNAAYDTWQIQESLASNGADPSGAWRACKFNRSVCSASQMKFLQDFRDQMVASVKSFSGSRSNGLFMNSCFAHCQSELLATWNNAPGGSPAIQNKGIAKSVGDWYFDRAEVKAIDCPYPCDTTCRHTI
- the LOC133900660 gene encoding pectin acetylesterase 3-like isoform X2 encodes the protein MKLLFKAAQPVDPVAGARQLIRSEMRPRITKPWSPTFLVLVVLVGSCCCVETSPEADEQISKGGGGRRRRASAAPAMVLITILKSAVDVGAVCMDGTPPAYHLDPGSGAGNSSWIVNLEGGGWCNNVRACQFRKGSRRGSSELMEKEIPFTGIMSNSPADNPDFYNWNRVKIRYCDGASFAGDGFDKDNGFYFRGQRIWDAAIRHLLSIGMASADQVFLTGCSAGGLAAILHCDEFRAFFPPSRAAAGRTTTVKCLADAGLFLDAVDVSGGRSLRSYYSDIVAMQGLAPNLPPACTARLDATSCFFPQNVIDGVKTPIFLLNAAYDTWQIQESLASNGADPSGAWRACKFNRSVCSASQMKFLQDFRDQMVASVKSFSGSRSNGLFMNSCFAHCQSELLATWNNAPGGSPAIQNKGIAKSVGDWYFDRAEVKAIDCPYPCDTTCRHTI